In the genome of Lentisphaerota bacterium, the window GGCGGTGAGGGAATCCTGGAGCGCGACATCGCGCTGCCGGAGCCCTTCCGCCAGGATGCGGCACGAGGCGGACGGCGCCCGGGCAACCAGGGTTTCGGCCTCGGCAAAGCGCCCCTCGGCCAGGGCGTCGAATACACGGTCGAGCGTCTTGGCGGCGAGCGCTTCGGCCATCCGTTCATGCCAGAAGTGGAGGATGCGTTCGATCGCCATGGCCACAGCGACCAGGGAGCAGATCAACAGCGGCCACATCACCATGCCCCCGCGCTGGAAGAAGGAGACGGCGGTGCCGAACAGGGAGTCGGGTGCGAAGGTGATGGCGGCGAGGGGGTTCATGGCGGGAGTGTGTGGGTGTGGGAGTGTGTGGGTATGCGGGTTATAGAATCGCTGTTCCTTGAAACGTTGTCCAGTCAAATTCGGTTCACGGAAAAAGGGGGGGGCGGGCCGGGGTCTCCGTCTCCGGTCGGCCGCCCCGGCGCGGCGTCAGAAGGTGTAGGAGGCGGAGAGCTTCCAGGTGCGGCCGTTGGCCGGATAGACGCTGTT includes:
- a CDS encoding MotA/TolQ/ExbB proton channel family protein; its protein translation is MNPLAAITFAPDSLFGTAVSFFQRGGMVMWPLLICSLVAVAMAIERILHFWHERMAEALAAKTLDRVFDALAEGRFAEAETLVARAPSASCRILAEGLRQRDVALQDSLTAAAEREIGSLRHGLTILDTIITLAPLLGILGTVTGIIRSFQLLSTGGIQDPTAVTGGIAEALITTAAGLIVSICTLIPFNYCASFVRRRTRDFEQLIHRTVIACERGKAHGA